The following coding sequences lie in one Halogeometricum rufum genomic window:
- the fer gene encoding ferredoxin Fer, which translates to MPTVEYLNYEVLDDNGWDMDDDDLFENAADAGLGDEDYGTLEVNQGEYILEAAEAQGYDWPFSCRAGACANCAAIVKEGEIEMDMQQILSDEEVSDKNVRLTCIGSPETDEVKIVYNAKHLDYLQNRVI; encoded by the coding sequence ATGCCCACGGTAGAATACCTCAACTACGAAGTACTCGACGACAACGGCTGGGACATGGATGACGACGACCTCTTCGAGAACGCAGCGGACGCCGGCCTCGGCGACGAGGACTACGGCACTCTCGAAGTCAACCAGGGCGAGTACATCCTCGAAGCCGCGGAGGCACAGGGCTACGACTGGCCCTTCTCGTGCCGCGCCGGCGCCTGCGCGAACTGCGCAGCCATCGTGAAAGAGGGCGAAATCGAGATGGACATGCAGCAGATTCTCTCCGACGAGGAGGTCTCTGACAAGAACGTCCGTCTCACCTGCATCGGTTCGCCGGAGACCGACGAGGTCAAGATCGTCTACAACGCGAAGCACCTCGACTACCTCCAGAACCGCGTCATCTAA
- a CDS encoding inorganic phosphate transporter, which produces MVEILLVVGLLVAAFVGFNIGGSSTGVAFGPAVGSGLLSKLLAATLMTAFALLGAWTAGREVIKTMGGQIVPQSEFTLAASVAVLFFVGLALLISNTFGVPASTSMTAVGAIAGLGVATGTLDEGVMLEIVSWWIVAPVIAFWICAMVGRYVYPYLDATLKLDSSPGPLVELDRDGFPTPTLGPNTTPREAGSTVLVVAIACYMAYSAGASNAANAVAPLVGNGALGINEGILLGAGAIGLGAFTIARRTLDTVGNDLTELPILAALIVETVSASLIAFLSYIGIPASLAVSATMCIVGLGWGRATRTVTIGEALGGKTPEMSVNALTTETREDVPPMGQEEETDLAGSDLFDPGTTGRVIFFWLLTPSLSALASYALFSVSPI; this is translated from the coding sequence GTCGGGAGCGGGCTCCTGAGCAAACTGCTCGCGGCGACGCTCATGACGGCGTTCGCCCTCCTCGGCGCGTGGACCGCCGGCCGCGAGGTCATCAAGACGATGGGCGGACAGATCGTCCCGCAGAGCGAGTTCACCCTCGCCGCGAGCGTGGCCGTCCTCTTCTTCGTCGGCCTCGCCCTCCTCATCTCGAACACGTTCGGCGTCCCCGCCTCCACCTCGATGACCGCCGTCGGCGCCATCGCCGGCCTCGGCGTCGCCACGGGAACGCTCGACGAGGGCGTGATGCTCGAAATCGTCTCGTGGTGGATCGTCGCCCCCGTCATCGCGTTCTGGATCTGCGCGATGGTCGGCCGGTACGTCTACCCGTACCTCGACGCGACGCTCAAACTCGACAGTTCGCCGGGGCCGCTGGTGGAACTCGACCGGGACGGGTTCCCCACGCCGACGCTCGGACCGAACACGACGCCGCGCGAGGCCGGGAGCACCGTCCTCGTCGTCGCCATCGCCTGCTACATGGCGTACTCGGCGGGCGCGTCGAACGCCGCGAACGCCGTCGCACCGCTGGTCGGCAACGGCGCACTCGGCATCAACGAGGGCATCCTCCTCGGCGCGGGCGCCATCGGCCTCGGCGCGTTCACCATCGCCCGCCGGACGCTCGACACCGTCGGCAACGACCTTACGGAGTTGCCCATCCTCGCGGCCCTCATCGTCGAGACGGTCTCGGCGTCGCTCATCGCCTTCCTCTCGTACATCGGCATCCCGGCGAGTCTCGCCGTCTCGGCGACGATGTGCATCGTCGGGCTCGGTTGGGGCCGGGCGACCCGGACGGTCACCATCGGCGAAGCGCTCGGCGGCAAGACGCCCGAGATGTCCGTGAACGCGCTCACCACGGAGACGCGCGAGGACGTGCCGCCGATGGGACAGGAGGAGGAGACGGACCTCGCCGGCTCCGACCTGTTCGACCCCGGGACGACCGGACGGGTCATCTTCTTCTGGCTGCTCACGCCCTCGCTGTCCGCCCTCGCCTCCTACGCGCTGTTCTCCGTGTCCCCCATCTGA